The following DNA comes from Anopheles arabiensis isolate DONGOLA chromosome 3, AaraD3, whole genome shotgun sequence.
CGGGCGCGGGCCCATCCGCCGACGGTACCGACTACAGGTCCATCTTTTTCAACGAAATCTCACAAATCATGCGCGGGTACGGCGATTGCGAGAAGCCGCTCCGCGAGTCGGTCCTGCTGGTCGAGAAGAtagtgctgcagcagctgcgcgGCATCATGCAGGAAGCGATCGATCACGCCATGTCACGCCCGAACTCACCGACCCTGTCCCGGCGCGACTTTGAGTACATTATGCGCAAAAATCAGGTGCGCGTGGCGCGCCTGCAGAAGTACTTCCGCGACATGGCGCTGATGAAGAAGCGGCTAAAGGATCTGTGCGGTGGTCGCTATCCGCACCTGAACCTTGGCCCGAGCTCGGAAACGTCCGACGACGATTCGGATCGCGAGGCGCCCGAAAAGTATGACGAGGAAAAGGCGCGCCGGCTGTTCCGGGCGGACCGGATCTCGCAGATCCTCACCGGGCGGCAGTACGAGGAGTACATAGCGGCCCGCCGCACCTCCTTCATGCACCGGAACACGGAGGTGATGAAGAGCCGGATGCGCCAGTGGTTAAACATACCGGAGGATGTGAACATTACGCAGAGCTGCCTGCTCACGTTGGCGTACCTGGCGCACGAAACGATCGCCGTGCTGGTGGACTTTTGCATCCTGACGCGGCTCAACACGGCCAACCGGACGGTGGATCCGTACAGCCGGGTTACCCCTTCCGGTAAGTTGTATGCCAGTTGGGctggagggggggaggggtgggagGGGAAAGAGCATGATGATTAATTGTGTCCCGCATTGACGGTGTTGACAGGCAAATCGTACAACATGCTGCACGCCTGCCCGGAAGTTTCGCAAGGCCGCGGGCTGGACGGCGTGAAACCGATCACGCCGCAGGAAATTACCGAAGCGATGCGACGACACCGCCAGATGGCCATGCGCAGCTCGGGTCGGTACCGAAATGCGCTCAACTTCAAACCACCCTACCTAGCGATGTAATGACGGAAATTGTCTCTCATGCTTAAGCTTTATGTTAAATTAGCCTtatatttgtaataaaaaaaaaaacatcctacTCTCCATCCTCGAGGTCAATCACTTCCACCTCCTGCACGACGACCACGTCTTCGTCGCTTTTTTGAGGGCTCGTGGAGGAAGACGTCGAGCTCGTCTCATCCTCGGAGCTCTCTGACTCTGCCCGGACCCGTTTACCAGCGCTCTTTGACACCCCGTTCGTTTGCGTGGACGTTTCGCTGGTCGTTCGTTTCCTTCCCGCACTGCTGGTCGACGCGGTCGCCGGTCCACTGTTCGCCGCGAGCGGAAACAGCTTGCCGACGCGGATCTTCAGCGTGCTGTTCGCAACCCTCGCCGAACCCTTCTTGATGTAGCTGTGCGTCGCGTACGGTGTAAACACGAACGATTCCTTCAGATAGTTGTGCACGATCAGGTAGGCGACGATCTGCTCCGCTACGGTTCGATCGATCAGCGGGGCCGGTTCGCTTAGCCGCACGTGCGTCGGTCCCTTCTGCATCCAGGCGTCCACCAGCTTCAGCCCGGTAAGGTTCGTCTGCTCCAGCTCGCACTTGTCCACGATCCGGTGCAGCTGCTCCACGTACGAGGCAATCTCCTTCTGGGGCCACACCAGATCCCTGTTGGCGCACCGGTCGCACATTGCGTTACAGTCTTCGGCGCCCCAAACCTCGGAAAAGTAGGCCGAAATGAGCTTCCGTCGGCATCTGGGAAGTGAGCAATGGCGTGCCATCGGTTAGTACCTCTTCACCTAGCAAACGATCCCCGCAAAACACTTACTCGCTCGTGGTGATGCAGTACTCCACCATCGCGTACGCATTCTTCAGCCCGGTGCGCTCGGAGAACGTCATAGTCGTGATGCGAAACACGTCCGAGAAGTGGTACAGCAGTATGCAGTCCGATCGGGCCCCGTCCCGTCCGGCGCGCCCACT
Coding sequences within:
- the LOC120900796 gene encoding uncharacterized protein LOC120900796; amino-acid sequence: MANLRDITAKKYARPTINVAIHPNPGTPPTGAGPSADGTDYRSIFFNEISQIMRGYGDCEKPLRESVLLVEKIVLQQLRGIMQEAIDHAMSRPNSPTLSRRDFEYIMRKNQVRVARLQKYFRDMALMKKRLKDLCGGRYPHLNLGPSSETSDDDSDREAPEKYDEEKARRLFRADRISQILTGRQYEEYIAARRTSFMHRNTEVMKSRMRQWLNIPEDVNITQSCLLTLAYLAHETIAVLVDFCILTRLNTANRTVDPYSRVTPSGKSYNMLHACPEVSQGRGLDGVKPITPQEITEAMRRHRQMAMRSSGRYRNALNFKPPYLAM